From the genome of Papaver somniferum cultivar HN1 chromosome 2, ASM357369v1, whole genome shotgun sequence, one region includes:
- the LOC113351037 gene encoding uncharacterized protein LOC113351037, protein MTPNPTTTTKTTISVDDSSSWTDIPFARLHGDISKKLNGNNLGPTDIPFVTSVSDTSLFIRRSAESVIFLLVYVDDIILTGSSMECIQSLMHTLHNEFSLKDLGSLSYFLGIEFTQLSNGLFLSQRRYIEDLLVRANMQGAKPVTTDLHPVDSPLLSDVTMYRSLVGGLQYLSMTRPDISFAVNKVCQFMHKPAEAHLIFVKRILRYLQHTSTFGIFLRPERDLQLSFSAYSDADWAGNHLDRRSTSGYCVYLGSNLISWSSRKQRTVS, encoded by the coding sequence TCCTTTTGCTAGACTTCATGGAGATATCTCGAAAAAACTTAATGGCAACAATCTCGGTCCAACTGATATTCCTTTTGTTACTTCGGTCTCTGATACCTCTTTGTTCATTCGTCGTTCCGCTGAGAGTGTGATATTTCTTTtggtatatgttgatgatatcattttAACGGGGTCTTCTATGGAGTGTATTCAATCTCTTATGCATACTCTTCATAACGAATTTTCTCTTAAGGATCTAGGCTCGCTGTCATACTTTCTTGGCATAGAATTCACACAGCTCTCTAATGGATTGTTTCTTTCGCAACGCCGCTACATTGAGGATCTTCTTGTTCGTGCCAATATGCAAGGAGCTAAACCAGTAACCACTGATTTGCATCCAGTTGATAGTCCCTTGCTGTCTGATGTTACTATGTACAGGAGTTTGGTTGGTGGTCTTCAGTATCTCTCTATGACAAGACCGGATATTTCCTTTGCAGTTAATAAGGTATGTCAGTTTATGCATAAACCCGCGGAAGCTCATTTGATTTTCGTTAAACGTATCCTTCGCTACTTGCAACATACATctacctttggtatttttctgcgTCCCGAACGAGATTTGCAGCTTAGTTTCTCAGCATAtagtgatgctgattgggcgggtAACCATCTTGATCGTCGTTCTACAAGTGGATATTGTGTTTATCTTGGTTCCAATCTTATTTCTTGGAGTTCTCGTAAACAGCGTACAGTTTCCTGA